Genomic DNA from Candidatus Krumholzibacteriota bacterium:
GGTATGAATATTGATACGTTTTTCGCTGGAATGGAATTATAACTAAAGATATTCCAGCGGTTTAATCAGGTGGAGAGAATTGAGGGAGCTGCCGTCCGGATTGAGATTCCTCCGAATCCCCTGCCAGATATGGCAAAGGACCCTTCATGTGATCGCCAGGATGTCGCCGGGGGCCGAATCGCTCAGGGTCTGGCTGCACAAAGGGCGGGGAGTGAAGATAAAGGGAAAGATCTTCATCGGGGCGAACGTATATATCGATGATGAATACCCCGAGTGCGTCACGATCCATGACGGCGCGGTGATAGGGATATCAGTCATAATAATAGCGCATTTTCGGGCAAAAGGAGTCGTCGAGATCGGTCCCGATTCGTTCATCGGCCCGGGAAGCATTATTCTTCCGAATGTCCATATCGGAGAGGGCGCTGTGGTCTCTGCCGGTTCAGTCGTCAACCGCGACGTCGAGCCGTATACCTTTGTCGGGGGTAATCCCGAAGCGATACCTATCGCCAGGGTCACGAAGACCCTTGGAAGAGGAAAGAGCAACGAAGATTTTCAGAGAGGCCTGAGACCGCTGAGGGAAAAACGATCTGACCGGTGATATCAGGAGGTCTGCCAGTTGGGTAACATCAAATGCGTGATATGGGATCTTGACAATACGATCTGGGAAGGGATATGTCTCGAAGATCCCGATGTGAAACTAAGGCCGGGAATCAAAGAGGTCCTGCAGGAGATCGGGAGCAGGGGTATCGTTCAGTCGATCGCCAGCAAGAACGAGGAGAAGGCCCTTGATTTTGTCGAAAAGTTCGGGATAGGGGAGTTTTTTGTCTACCCCCAGGTGAACTGGGAACCGAAAGAGGATAATATACGAAAGATCGCCGGTATCCTTAATATAGGACTCGATTCTGTCGCTTTCGTCGACGACAATCCGTTCGAACGGGAATCGGTAGAGGCGATGGCGTCGGGGGTCAGGACTTATGACGCGGCCGATTACCTCAGCCTGACGGGGCTTCCCGAGATGCAGCTCAAGTATGATACGCCCGAGGCGAGGTTGAGGGGAAAGATGTACGTCGATGAATCGGTCCGTATGCAGGAGCAGGCTGGCAACGAGGAAAAGAAGGAGAAATTCCTTAAGTCACTCGGCATGGTGGCGACTCCAAGGTTCGCCGAAAAAGAAGACCTGACAAGGATATGTGAACTGGTGACGAGGACGAACCAGTTCAATTCAACAGGCATCAGGTATTCCGACGCGCAGATCGGGGAGTTCTTCAACGATCCGGGATATCGGTTTCATATCGTATCCCTCACAGACAAATACGGAGATTACGGCAGGTGCGGAGTCGCTCTTATCTCTCAGGGGGCCGAAGAGTGGAATCTCGAGATCCTCCTGCTTTCGTGCCGCGTGGCTGGCCGGGGGTTGGGGAGCTCTTTTCTCTCGTATCTCAGCGAAAGCGCGAAAAATGCCGGCGCGAGGAGATTCAGGGCCAAGTACATAAAGACAGACAGGAACCGGCAGATAGGGCTTCTTTACAAGATACTCGGATTCTCGAAGAACCGCGACCTCAGCGACGACGAACTGAGCGTATTCGAATATGATCTTGACAGCGGCCCCATACCCCAGCCCGACTGG
This window encodes:
- a CDS encoding acyltransferase translates to MRELPSGLRFLRIPCQIWQRTLHVIARMSPGAESLRVWLHKGRGVKIKGKIFIGANVYIDDEYPECVTIHDGAVIGISVIIIAHFRAKGVVEIGPDSFIGPGSIILPNVHIGEGAVVSAGSVVNRDVEPYTFVGGNPEAIPIARVTKTLGRGKSNEDFQRGLRPLREKRSDR
- a CDS encoding HAD-IIIC family phosphatase, with amino-acid sequence MGNIKCVIWDLDNTIWEGICLEDPDVKLRPGIKEVLQEIGSRGIVQSIASKNEEKALDFVEKFGIGEFFVYPQVNWEPKEDNIRKIAGILNIGLDSVAFVDDNPFERESVEAMASGVRTYDAADYLSLTGLPEMQLKYDTPEARLRGKMYVDESVRMQEQAGNEEKKEKFLKSLGMVATPRFAEKEDLTRICELVTRTNQFNSTGIRYSDAQIGEFFNDPGYRFHIVSLTDKYGDYGRCGVALISQGAEEWNLEILLLSCRVAGRGLGSSFLSYLSESAKNAGARRFRAKYIKTDRNRQIGLLYKILGFSKNRDLSDDELSVFEYDLDSGPIPQPDWIRLETPK